One window from the genome of Nicotiana sylvestris chromosome 9, ASM39365v2, whole genome shotgun sequence encodes:
- the LOC104232088 gene encoding uncharacterized protein, with the protein MASFFCSTKFFLLLFFVSAIPTAFIIHLETSAPATHVYHYHSTGWLRECAKWDDVNRRFIVSFFGGGLGVIPVYENYSPGNVLQEIPVVRDVDLTGNASLGLTIDRERNRVLVAIADVFGNRYSALAAYDLTSWNRIFLTKLSGSEDEKAFADDVVVDTEGNAYITDAKANKIWKVGVNGELKYTIKNPIFTPKEWYNKLVGLNGIVYHPNGYLLVAHTFSGNLYKIEIAKGDEVKLVKINGGSLKFGDGMELLSLTKLVVAGNPTRLVESSDDWESCSIIGKAKGAIHRLTTAATVKEGTVYLNHMIGLGYPRKKHVLVEAVFSA; encoded by the exons ATGGCTTCTTTCTTCTGTTCAACCAAATTCTTTCTGCTCCTCTTTTTCGTATCAGCAATTCCTACTGCTTTCATAATCCACCTCGAAACTTCCGCCCCCGCAACCCACGTCTATCATTACCACAGCACAGGGTGGTTACGTGAGTGTGCCAAATGGGACGATGTAAACCGCCGGTTTATCGTCAGTTTCTTTGGAGGCGGTTTAGGTGTGATTCCGgtctatgagaattactccccagGTAATGTGCTGCAGGAAATTCCGGTCGTTAGGGATGTTGACTTGACCGGCAATGCGTCGCTCGGTTTAACTATAGACCGGGAAAGGAACCGGGTTCTGGTTGCTATAGCTGATGTGTTTGGCAATCGCTATAGCGCTTTGGCTGCCTATGATTTGACTTCGTGGAACCGGATTTTTCTCACCAAACTTAGCGGTTCAG AGGATGAGAAAGCATTTGCGGATGATGTGGTGGTCGATACTGAGGGAAATGCATACATTACAGATGCCAAAGCAAATAAGATATGGAAGGTGGGCGTGAATGGAGAACTTAAATATACGATCAAGAACCCAATATTTACTCCTAAAGAGTGGTACAATAAGCTAGTTGGACTAAACGGAATAGTTTATCATCCAAATGGATACTTACTGGTGGCTCATACATTTTCGGGCAATTTGTACAAGATTGAAATAGCAAAGGGTGATGAAGTAAAGCTAGTGAAGATAAATGGTGGATCATTGAAATTTGGTGATGGCATGGAACTGTTGTCTTTGACCAAGCTAGTCGTTGCTGGAAATCCGACGAGGTTAGTTGAGAGTTCTGATGATTGGGAGAGTTGTAGTATTATAGGGAAGGCCAAAGGTGCTATTCATCGTTTAACTACAGCAGCTACTGTGAAGGAAGGGACTGTTTATCTTAACCATATGATTGGTTTGGGATATCCTAGGAAAAAACATGTTCTTGTTGAGGCTGTTTTTTCTGCTTAA
- the LOC104232087 gene encoding protein trichome birefringence-like 6, translating to MEKQRSFSIKPTRLWLFSFTVSFSLIILIFFSIWVLNLPLSTRQDPHLHFNTTTSSVPLDLKPNFKIQTLSSFHRNYSATQIENSILVGTHFSRVENESQISNISAPEGILEKESEPKSVAYVINSNSTVKNSTFFGNRSTKSETVSEVLQIDSAKQQQNVSFPIFKKLEREASSDIVLKVVNNKKVCDITKGKWVFDESYPLYTNASCPYIDEGFSCESNGRLDKHYMKWRWQPQDCDILRFNSTQMLELIRGKRLVFVGDSINRNQWESMLCLLMGAVKDPRKVYETRGRRITKEKGNYCFKFVDYQCTVEYYVTHFLVHEGKARIGSRRVQTLRIDTIDKSSSRWRGADVLVFNTAHWWSHHKTKAGKNYYQERNQVHPRLDVSTAFEKALTTWASWVDRHVNPTKTQVFFRSSAPSHFSGGQWNTGGHCREASQPLPETYNGEYPEKNMLVEQIIGKMKTPVTFLNITGLSDYRIDAHPSIYGRKPGSCSRVQDCSHWCLPGVPDTWNEILYTHLESKRRKSLTN from the exons ATGGAGAAGCAGAGGAGTTTCTCTATCAAGCCCACAAGGCTATGGCTTTTCTCTTTCACCGTCTCCTTTTCTTTAATAATTCTCATCTTCTTTTCCATTTGGGTCCTCAACCTTCCACTATCTACTCGTCAAGACCCCCATCTTCACTTCAACACTACTACTTCTTCAGTCCCTTTGGATCTCAAACCAAACTTCAAGATTCAAACTTTGAGTTCTTTTCACAGAAATTACTCAGCAACCCAAATCGAGAACTCAATTTTGGTGGGCACACATTTCAGTAGAGTTGAAAATGAGTCCCAAATTTCTAACATTTCAGCACCTGAAGGAATTTTGGAAAAGGAAAGTGAGCCTAAATCAGTGGCATATGTCATAAATAGTAACTCTACTGTGAAAAATTCAACCTTTTTTGGTAACCGCTCGACGAAATCTGAAACTGTTTCCGAGGTTCTTCAAATAGATAGTGCAAAGCAACAGCAAAATGTCTCTTTTCCTATATTCAAGAAACTAGAAAGAGAAGCTTCTAGTGATATTGTGCTTAAGGTGGTGAATAATAAGAAAGTATGTGACATCACAAAAGGGAAGTGGGTATTTGATGAGAGCTACCCTTTGTACACAAATGCCTCATGTCCCTACATTGATGAAGGTTTTAGTTGTGAATCTAATGGAAGATTGGATAAGCATTATATGAAATGGAGGTGGCAACCTCAAGATTGTGACATTCTAAG GTTCAATTCTACCCAAATGCTGGAACTAATTAGAGGCAAAAGGTTAGTTTTTGTTGGTGATTCCATTAACAGAAACCAATGGGAGTCAATGTTGTGTTTATTAATGGGAGCAGTCAAAGATCCAAGAAAGGTTTATGAGACTCGTGGTCGGAGAATAACCAAAGAGAAGGGGAATTATTGTTTCAAATTTGTG GACTACCAATGTACTGTTGAGTACTATGTAACTCATTTTTTGGTTCATGAGGGCAAGGCAAGAATAGGCAGCAGGCGGGTGCAAACCCTGCGAATTGATACGATTGATAAAAGTTCATCAAGATGGAGAGGGGCTGATGTTCTGGTGTTTAATACTGCTCATTGGTGGAGTCACCATAAAACTAAAGCAGG GAAAAATTACTACCAGGAGAGGAATCAAGTTCATCCCCGTCTTGATGTTTCAACAGCTTTCGAAAAGGCCCTCACGACTTGGGCATCATGGGTAGATAGACATGTCAATCCAACCAAAACACAAGTTTTCTTCCGAAGCTCTGCTCCTTCTCATTTCAG CGGGGGTCAGTGGAACACTGGTGGACATTGCAGAGAAGCTTCTCAACCTCTTCCTGAGACTTACAATGGCGAATACCCAGAGAAGAACATGTTAGTGGAACAAATCATAGGGAAGATGAAGACTCCAGTTACCTTTTTGAATATAACTGGTTTGTCAGATTATAGGATTGATGCTCATCCCTCTATATATGGAAGAAAACCGGGTAGCTGTTCGCGTGTTCAAGATTGTAGCCATTGGTGTCTTCCTGGGGTTCCAGATACGTGGAACGAAATATTGTATACGcatttagaaagtaaaagaagaaaGAGTTTGACTAACTGA
- the LOC104232085 gene encoding histone-lysine N-methyltransferase EZA1 isoform X1 — MSQSAVSTQHFFMISSTSVSAESDATPTMSYGEHERDSSPSLTYRLNQLKRQIQADRVLSVRDKHEENKRKLENHVSELLLLATSRRDTMNNSGTGKMLSLRIANPRCKVGGLLQGSGDRDYANGEEVVSSTTAKLPIVEKIPPYTTWIFLDRNQRMAEDQSVAGRRRIYYDQHGSEALICSDSEEDIAEPEEEKRDFSEGEDKILWMASQEFGLSEEVVDILTHYVGGTSSEILEHCNLLVEKHQNTDSKSFKDSGKSGLGGNIFLDKSLTAALDSFDNLFCRRCLVFDCRLHGCSQIFIDASEKQPYSSDSEDDGKPCSDQCYLKVKGVTNQIKYSTAYPPQRSEKTTSEVGGTTVATKRAGDREEHTDSKMTHGASDSIYATLEKSDLVSDDQQDSSCKRRKLSLPTAVIVAAEDGYDSNETSIIAKDHVPQSQAPDQSGNNNGASLHKAGDNVRNEGEDTKMETVKQASYSKNIPEWRPLEKELYSKGIEIFGRNSCLIARNLLPGLKSCLEVSSYMDDGAPARHGGSASLFSEDNGKTDMDYMEPDMPTKSRFLRRRGRTRKLKYSSKSAGHPSMWRRIADGKNQSCIQYNPCGCHPVCGKNCPCLQNGTCCEKYCGCSKSCKNRFRGCHCAKSQCRSRQCPCFAAGRECDPDVCRNCWVSCGDGSLGEPPRRGEGQCGNMRLLLRQQQRILLSKSEIAGWGAFLKNPVNKNDYLGEYTGELISHREADRRGKIYDRANSSFLFDLNDQYVLDAYRKGDKLKFANHSSNPNCYAKVMLVAGDHRVGIFAKERIEASDELFYDYRYGPDQAPIWARKPEGTKRDDSPAPQGRAKKHQSH, encoded by the exons ATGTCACAGTCAGCAGTCTCCAC ACAGCACTTCTTCATGATCTCCTCCACCTCCGTTTCCGCTGAATCTGACGCCACCCCCACT ATGTCCTATGGAGAACATGAAAGAGATTCTTCGCCGTCTCTGACGTACAGACTCAATCAGCTGAAAAGGCAAATTCAGGCAGACAGAGTTCTTTCAGTTAGG GACAAACATgaagaaaacaaaaggaagcTAGAAAATCATGTTTCTGAGCTTCTTTTATTGGCTACGTCAAGGAGGGATACTATGAATAACTCTGGGACTGGCAAAATGCTTTCTTTAAGAATAGCAAATCCCCGCTGTAAAGTTGGTGGACTTCTTCAAGGATCAGGAGACAGGGACTACGCTAATGGAGAGGAAGTTGTATCTTCAACAACTGCCAAGCTTCCCATTGTTGAGAAGATTCCACCATATACCACTTGGATCTTTTTAGACAG AAATCAAAGAATGGCTGAAGACCAATCGGTAGCTGGGAGAAGGCGGATATATTATGACCAGCATGGTAGCGAGGCGCTAATCTGCAGTGACAGCGAGGAAGATATTGCAGAACCAGAGGAAGAGAAACGTGATTTCTCCGAGGGGGAGGACAAAATTCTGTG GATGGCTTCTCAGGAGTTTGGGCTTAGCGAAGAAGTTGTGGACATCTTAACCCATTATGTTGGAGGCACCTCTTCTGAAATCCTG GAGCACTGTAATCTGCTTGTGGAAAAACATCAAAATACAGACAGCAAAAGCTTCAAAGATTCTGGGAAAAGTGGACTTGGAGGGAACATATTTCTGGACAAAAGCCTTACTGCTGCTTTAGATTCTTTTGATAACCTTTTCTGTCGCCGCTGTCTG GTGTTTGACTGCCGTCTGCATGGTTGTTCACAAATTTTTATTGATGCT AGTGAAAAGCAGCCCTATTCATCTGATTCTGAAGATGATGGAAAACCTTGCAGCGACCAGTGTTATCTTAAg GTAAAAGGTGTGACAAACCAGATTAAATATTCAACTGCATATCCACCGCAACGGTCCGAAAAGACCACTTCAGAAGTGGGAGGTACTACTGTGGCCACTAAAAGAGCTGGAGATCGAG AGGAGCACACTGATAGCAAAATGACGCACGGCGCATCAGATTCTATATATGCAACTTTAGAGAAGTCAGATCTGGTTTCAGATGACCAACAAGATTCGTCTTGTAAGAGAAGGAAATTATCACTCCCTACTGCTGTTATTGTGGCAGCAGAAGATGGATATGACAGCAATGAGACGTCTATTATCGCCAAAGATCATGTACCACAATCACAAGCACCAGATCAGTCTGGCAATAATAATGGTGCTTCTTTGCATAAGGCTGGGGACAATGTCAGGAATGAAGGAGAAGACACTAAAATGGAAACTGTGAAGCAAGCATCCTACTCGAAAAATATACCTGAATGGAGACCCCTAGAGAAAGAACTGTACTCGAAGGGGATAGAGATTTTTGGGAGAAACAG TTGCCTCATTGCTAGGAACTTACTTCCTGGCTTGAAATCTTGTTTGGAGGTATCCTCTTACATGGATGACGGAGCACCAGCGCGACATGGAGGCTCTGCTAGCTTGTTTTCAGAGGATAATGGGAAAACCGACATGGATTACATG gagccagatatgcCAACAAAATCACGTTTTCTTCGTAGAAGAGGAAGAACACGGAAGCTCAAATATTCCTCAAAGTCTGCTGGGCATCCCTCAATGTGGAGACGAATTGCAGATGGAAAGAATCAATCCTGTATACAATATAATCCATGTGGATGCCATCctgtttgtggaaagaattgtccTTGTTTACAGAATGGTACTTGCTGCGAAAAGTACTGTGG TTGCTCAAAAAGCTGTAAAAATCGTTTCCGTGGATGCCACTGTGCGAAGAGTCAATGCAGAAGCAGACAATGTCCATGTTTTGCTGCTGGACGTGAATGTGATCCAGATGTTTGCCGCAATTGTTGGGTTAG CTGTGGTGATGGGTCATTGGGTGAACCTCCTCGACGAGGAGAAGGTCAATGTGGTAACATGAGGCTCCTCCTAAGGCAGCAGCAAAGG ATTCTGCTTTCAAAATCTGAAATTGCTGGATGGGGAGCCTTTCTGAAG AATCCTGTTAACAAAAATGATTACCTCGGAGAATATACTGGTGAATTAATTTCTCATCGAGAAGCAGATAGACGGGGGAAAATATATGATCGTGCAAATTCGTCATTCCTTTTCGACTTGAACGATCAG TATGTCCTTGATGCCTATCGGAAGGGAGACAAGCTAAAATTCGCCAATCACTCATCAAACCCAAACTGTTATGCAAAG GTAATGCTGGTTGCTGGTGATCATCGAGTTGGCATATTTGCGAAGGAACGTATTGAAGCTAGTGATGAGCTTTTCTATGATTATCGTTATGGTCCTGATCAAGCACCAATATGGGCTAGGAAACCTGAGGGCACAAAGAGAGATGATTCACCAGCGCCTCAAGGTCGAGCAAAGAAACACCAATCTCATTGA
- the LOC104232085 gene encoding histone-lysine N-methyltransferase EZA1 isoform X2, with product MAEDQSVAGRRRIYYDQHGSEALICSDSEEDIAEPEEEKRDFSEGEDKILWMASQEFGLSEEVVDILTHYVGGTSSEILEHCNLLVEKHQNTDSKSFKDSGKSGLGGNIFLDKSLTAALDSFDNLFCRRCLVFDCRLHGCSQIFIDASEKQPYSSDSEDDGKPCSDQCYLKVKGVTNQIKYSTAYPPQRSEKTTSEVGGTTVATKRAGDREEHTDSKMTHGASDSIYATLEKSDLVSDDQQDSSCKRRKLSLPTAVIVAAEDGYDSNETSIIAKDHVPQSQAPDQSGNNNGASLHKAGDNVRNEGEDTKMETVKQASYSKNIPEWRPLEKELYSKGIEIFGRNSCLIARNLLPGLKSCLEVSSYMDDGAPARHGGSASLFSEDNGKTDMDYMEPDMPTKSRFLRRRGRTRKLKYSSKSAGHPSMWRRIADGKNQSCIQYNPCGCHPVCGKNCPCLQNGTCCEKYCGCSKSCKNRFRGCHCAKSQCRSRQCPCFAAGRECDPDVCRNCWVSCGDGSLGEPPRRGEGQCGNMRLLLRQQQRILLSKSEIAGWGAFLKNPVNKNDYLGEYTGELISHREADRRGKIYDRANSSFLFDLNDQYVLDAYRKGDKLKFANHSSNPNCYAKVMLVAGDHRVGIFAKERIEASDELFYDYRYGPDQAPIWARKPEGTKRDDSPAPQGRAKKHQSH from the exons ATGGCTGAAGACCAATCGGTAGCTGGGAGAAGGCGGATATATTATGACCAGCATGGTAGCGAGGCGCTAATCTGCAGTGACAGCGAGGAAGATATTGCAGAACCAGAGGAAGAGAAACGTGATTTCTCCGAGGGGGAGGACAAAATTCTGTG GATGGCTTCTCAGGAGTTTGGGCTTAGCGAAGAAGTTGTGGACATCTTAACCCATTATGTTGGAGGCACCTCTTCTGAAATCCTG GAGCACTGTAATCTGCTTGTGGAAAAACATCAAAATACAGACAGCAAAAGCTTCAAAGATTCTGGGAAAAGTGGACTTGGAGGGAACATATTTCTGGACAAAAGCCTTACTGCTGCTTTAGATTCTTTTGATAACCTTTTCTGTCGCCGCTGTCTG GTGTTTGACTGCCGTCTGCATGGTTGTTCACAAATTTTTATTGATGCT AGTGAAAAGCAGCCCTATTCATCTGATTCTGAAGATGATGGAAAACCTTGCAGCGACCAGTGTTATCTTAAg GTAAAAGGTGTGACAAACCAGATTAAATATTCAACTGCATATCCACCGCAACGGTCCGAAAAGACCACTTCAGAAGTGGGAGGTACTACTGTGGCCACTAAAAGAGCTGGAGATCGAG AGGAGCACACTGATAGCAAAATGACGCACGGCGCATCAGATTCTATATATGCAACTTTAGAGAAGTCAGATCTGGTTTCAGATGACCAACAAGATTCGTCTTGTAAGAGAAGGAAATTATCACTCCCTACTGCTGTTATTGTGGCAGCAGAAGATGGATATGACAGCAATGAGACGTCTATTATCGCCAAAGATCATGTACCACAATCACAAGCACCAGATCAGTCTGGCAATAATAATGGTGCTTCTTTGCATAAGGCTGGGGACAATGTCAGGAATGAAGGAGAAGACACTAAAATGGAAACTGTGAAGCAAGCATCCTACTCGAAAAATATACCTGAATGGAGACCCCTAGAGAAAGAACTGTACTCGAAGGGGATAGAGATTTTTGGGAGAAACAG TTGCCTCATTGCTAGGAACTTACTTCCTGGCTTGAAATCTTGTTTGGAGGTATCCTCTTACATGGATGACGGAGCACCAGCGCGACATGGAGGCTCTGCTAGCTTGTTTTCAGAGGATAATGGGAAAACCGACATGGATTACATG gagccagatatgcCAACAAAATCACGTTTTCTTCGTAGAAGAGGAAGAACACGGAAGCTCAAATATTCCTCAAAGTCTGCTGGGCATCCCTCAATGTGGAGACGAATTGCAGATGGAAAGAATCAATCCTGTATACAATATAATCCATGTGGATGCCATCctgtttgtggaaagaattgtccTTGTTTACAGAATGGTACTTGCTGCGAAAAGTACTGTGG TTGCTCAAAAAGCTGTAAAAATCGTTTCCGTGGATGCCACTGTGCGAAGAGTCAATGCAGAAGCAGACAATGTCCATGTTTTGCTGCTGGACGTGAATGTGATCCAGATGTTTGCCGCAATTGTTGGGTTAG CTGTGGTGATGGGTCATTGGGTGAACCTCCTCGACGAGGAGAAGGTCAATGTGGTAACATGAGGCTCCTCCTAAGGCAGCAGCAAAGG ATTCTGCTTTCAAAATCTGAAATTGCTGGATGGGGAGCCTTTCTGAAG AATCCTGTTAACAAAAATGATTACCTCGGAGAATATACTGGTGAATTAATTTCTCATCGAGAAGCAGATAGACGGGGGAAAATATATGATCGTGCAAATTCGTCATTCCTTTTCGACTTGAACGATCAG TATGTCCTTGATGCCTATCGGAAGGGAGACAAGCTAAAATTCGCCAATCACTCATCAAACCCAAACTGTTATGCAAAG GTAATGCTGGTTGCTGGTGATCATCGAGTTGGCATATTTGCGAAGGAACGTATTGAAGCTAGTGATGAGCTTTTCTATGATTATCGTTATGGTCCTGATCAAGCACCAATATGGGCTAGGAAACCTGAGGGCACAAAGAGAGATGATTCACCAGCGCCTCAAGGTCGAGCAAAGAAACACCAATCTCATTGA